One region of Qipengyuania sp. SS22 genomic DNA includes:
- a CDS encoding site-specific DNA-methyltransferase — translation MGVIETTKSRAKAAVKPAETPRELLPLGRILDGDCVEAMRSLPTASVDLVFADPPYNLQLGGDLNRPDGSHVDAVTDHWDQFDSFALYDTFTRDWLTEAKRVLKPDGGLWVIGSYHNIYRVGAILQDLGFWILNDIVWRKSNPMPNFRGTRFTNAHETLLWCSQGEKAKYQFNYRAMKTLNDELQMRSDWVLPICNGAERLKEGGHKVHPTQKPESLLYRVLLSTTERGDVVLDPFFGTGTTGAVAKRLGRDWIGCEREGNYRDAAMKRIEKELPLDESALTTMQAGRSAPKVAFGALVENGFIKPGTKVFDKKRRWTATVRADGSLAHEKQTGSIHGLGKDLQGAPSCNGWTFWHFEQGGEVKPIDAARQLYLLAVED, via the coding sequence ATGGGGGTCATCGAGACCACGAAGAGTCGCGCGAAAGCGGCTGTAAAACCGGCCGAAACGCCGCGCGAACTGCTGCCGCTCGGGCGCATTCTCGATGGCGACTGCGTGGAAGCCATGCGCTCGCTCCCCACTGCCAGCGTCGATCTCGTCTTCGCCGATCCGCCCTACAACCTCCAGCTTGGCGGCGACCTCAACCGGCCCGACGGCAGCCATGTCGATGCGGTGACCGATCACTGGGACCAGTTCGACAGCTTTGCGCTCTACGACACCTTCACCCGCGACTGGCTGACCGAGGCCAAGCGCGTACTCAAGCCCGACGGCGGGCTGTGGGTGATCGGCAGCTATCACAACATCTACCGCGTCGGCGCGATCCTGCAGGATCTCGGCTTCTGGATCCTCAACGACATCGTCTGGCGCAAGTCCAACCCGATGCCCAATTTCCGCGGCACGCGCTTCACCAATGCGCATGAGACGCTGCTGTGGTGCAGCCAGGGCGAGAAGGCCAAGTACCAGTTCAACTACCGCGCGATGAAGACGCTCAACGACGAATTGCAGATGCGCAGCGACTGGGTGCTGCCCATCTGCAACGGGGCGGAGCGGCTGAAGGAGGGCGGGCACAAGGTCCACCCGACGCAGAAGCCCGAAAGCCTGCTCTACCGCGTGCTGCTCTCCACCACCGAGCGCGGCGATGTGGTGCTCGATCCTTTCTTCGGCACCGGCACCACCGGCGCGGTGGCCAAGCGGCTGGGGCGCGATTGGATCGGCTGCGAGCGCGAGGGCAATTACCGCGATGCGGCGATGAAGCGGATCGAGAAGGAACTCCCGCTCGACGAAAGCGCGCTCACCACGATGCAGGCGGGCCGCAGCGCGCCCAAGGTGGCCTTCGGCGCGCTGGTCGAAAACGGCTTCATCAAGCCAGGCACCAAGGTGTTCGACAAGAAACGCCGCTGGACCGCCACCGTCCGCGCCGACGGGTCGCTCGCGCATGAGAAACAGACCGGCAGCATCCACGGCCTCGGCAAGGACCTGCAAGGCGCGCCAAGCTGCAACGGCTGGACCTTCTGGCACTTCGAACAGGGCGGCGAGGTCAAACCGATCGACGCCGCGCGGCAGCTGTACCTGCTGGCGGTGGAGGACTGA
- a CDS encoding NAD(P) transhydrogenase subunit alpha, which translates to MDFISILSIFVLACFVGYYVVWSVTPALHTPLMAVTNAISSVIIVGALIAAAAAEVAGAKWLGLLGIVLASVNIFGGFAVTARMLAMYKKKEKK; encoded by the coding sequence ATGGACTTCATTTCGATCCTGTCGATCTTCGTGCTGGCGTGTTTCGTCGGCTATTACGTGGTCTGGTCGGTCACGCCTGCGCTGCACACGCCGCTGATGGCGGTGACCAACGCGATTTCCTCGGTGATCATCGTCGGCGCACTGATTGCGGCCGCGGCTGCTGAGGTGGCTGGGGCAAAGTGGCTGGGGCTGCTCGGCATCGTGCTCGCCAGCGTGAACATCTTCGGCGGCTTCGCGGTGACGGCGCGCATGCTCGCCATGTACAAGAAGAAG
- a CDS encoding sigma-54-dependent transcriptional regulator, with the protein MATQQSRVLMLIDDEPAQSRLVSALAARDGWRTLTVADGEQALALLTSPEGREIKAILLDQWVPGDRACDLIRDLRAARPDAPLLMLTASASPRLAVEAMRAGATDYVVKPVESDRLLQALSSATRAGRPTAELQPLAEKLPHPVDFDGMVGTAAPFRTALAKAATAARGHAHVLVEGESGSGKDMLTSAMHAASTRAKAAMRAVHCAGMPPASLESLLFGHEQGAFAGAFDRQRGLIEHCDGGTLILDDVDRIPAEQQDRLAEVLATGIVRPTGAAHGFRVDLRIFATSDFALADLAATGAFSQALFDQLSATRIRMPALRERLGDIPGLTRYFLAKIGEQPGLQHHSIADSGLSLLEAYDWPGNVRQLQAVLFRACVFEQREALTAHSFPQLAELLGDQADRGESRARGLGVLLYTDDGNVRPLEEIEADIIRLAIGHYRGRMTEVARRLGIGRSTLYRKLSELGIDNAA; encoded by the coding sequence ATGGCGACACAGCAATCACGCGTGTTGATGCTGATCGACGACGAACCGGCACAAAGCCGGTTGGTGTCCGCGCTTGCCGCGCGCGACGGCTGGCGCACGCTGACCGTTGCCGATGGCGAACAGGCGCTGGCGCTGCTCACCTCGCCCGAAGGCCGCGAAATCAAGGCTATCCTGCTCGACCAGTGGGTACCGGGCGACCGCGCCTGCGACCTGATCCGCGACTTGCGCGCCGCGCGGCCCGATGCCCCGCTGCTGATGCTCACCGCCAGCGCCTCGCCCCGGCTTGCTGTCGAGGCGATGCGCGCAGGCGCCACCGATTACGTCGTCAAACCGGTCGAATCCGACCGCCTGCTGCAGGCATTGTCCAGCGCCACGCGCGCCGGACGGCCCACCGCCGAACTCCAGCCGCTGGCCGAGAAGCTCCCCCACCCGGTGGACTTCGACGGCATGGTCGGCACGGCCGCCCCCTTCCGCACCGCGCTCGCCAAGGCGGCGACGGCCGCGCGCGGCCACGCGCATGTATTGGTCGAGGGCGAAAGCGGTTCGGGCAAGGACATGCTCACCAGCGCGATGCATGCCGCCAGCACCCGCGCCAAGGCGGCGATGCGCGCGGTCCATTGCGCAGGGATGCCGCCCGCCTCGCTCGAATCGCTCTTGTTCGGCCATGAACAAGGTGCGTTCGCCGGGGCATTCGACCGCCAGCGCGGCCTGATCGAACATTGCGACGGGGGCACGCTGATCCTCGACGATGTCGACCGCATCCCCGCCGAACAGCAGGACCGGCTGGCCGAAGTCCTCGCCACCGGGATCGTCCGCCCGACCGGCGCCGCGCACGGCTTTCGCGTCGATCTGCGCATCTTCGCCACCAGCGATTTCGCGCTGGCCGACCTTGCCGCAACAGGCGCGTTTTCGCAGGCCCTGTTCGACCAGCTTTCCGCCACCCGCATCCGTATGCCCGCGCTGCGCGAACGGTTGGGCGACATTCCCGGGCTGACGCGCTATTTCCTCGCCAAGATCGGCGAGCAGCCGGGGCTCCAGCATCATTCGATCGCCGACAGCGGACTGAGCCTGCTCGAAGCCTATGACTGGCCGGGCAATGTCCGCCAGTTGCAGGCAGTGCTGTTCCGCGCCTGTGTGTTCGAACAGCGCGAGGCGCTCACCGCGCACAGCTTCCCGCAGCTGGCCGAACTGCTCGGCGACCAGGCCGATCGCGGTGAGAGCCGTGCGCGCGGCCTTGGCGTGCTGCTTTATACCGATGACGGCAATGTCCGCCCGCTGGAAGAGATCGAGGCCGATATCATCCGCCTCGCCATCGGCCATTACCGCGGGCGCATGACCGAAGTCGCGCGCCGGCTCGGCATCGGCCGCTCGACGCTCTACCGCAAGCTCAGCGAACTCGGCATCGACAACGCCGCGTAA
- a CDS encoding NAD(P) transhydrogenase subunit alpha, which produces MALRIAALKERAPGENRVALTPETAKKFAALGATVVVEEGAGLAAAITDEAYRDAGAQVLTGPQAVAEADIVLGVQAPEVLALAGAKPGAWVAATFDPFRNGDLVAAYAKGGFEALSMEFMPRITRAQSMDVLSSQSNLAGYKAVLVAANEYGRAFPMMMTAAGTVQAAKVFVMGVGVAGLQAIATAKRLGAQVSATDVRSATKEQIQSLGAKPIFVENVAGIEGEGSGGYATEMSEEYQKAQAELVSGHIAKQDIVITTALIPGRPAPRLISDAQIASMKPGSVLFDLAVAQGGNVEGSRPDEVVEKHGVTIVGYSNTAGHLAADASALFARNLYNFLSAFWDEETGKPVLDAEIGDAVRLTQGGKVVNERLTTA; this is translated from the coding sequence ATGGCGCTACGCATCGCGGCGCTGAAAGAGCGCGCACCGGGCGAGAACCGGGTCGCGCTGACCCCCGAAACGGCGAAGAAATTCGCCGCGTTGGGCGCCACTGTCGTGGTCGAGGAAGGTGCCGGTCTGGCCGCCGCGATCACCGACGAGGCGTATCGCGACGCGGGGGCGCAGGTGCTCACCGGGCCGCAAGCGGTCGCGGAGGCGGATATCGTGCTCGGCGTACAGGCGCCCGAGGTGCTGGCGCTCGCGGGGGCCAAGCCCGGCGCATGGGTCGCAGCGACCTTCGACCCGTTCCGCAATGGCGATCTGGTCGCAGCCTATGCCAAGGGCGGCTTCGAAGCATTGTCGATGGAATTCATGCCGCGCATCACCCGCGCGCAGAGCATGGACGTGCTGTCCAGCCAGTCGAACCTCGCCGGTTACAAGGCGGTGCTAGTGGCCGCGAACGAATATGGCCGCGCCTTTCCGATGATGATGACCGCTGCCGGTACGGTACAGGCGGCCAAGGTGTTCGTGATGGGCGTGGGCGTTGCAGGCTTGCAGGCGATCGCCACCGCCAAGCGGCTGGGCGCGCAGGTCTCGGCCACCGATGTCCGCTCGGCGACCAAGGAGCAGATCCAGTCGCTTGGCGCCAAGCCCATCTTCGTCGAGAACGTCGCGGGCATCGAAGGCGAAGGCTCGGGCGGCTATGCCACCGAAATGTCCGAAGAATACCAGAAGGCGCAGGCAGAGCTGGTATCTGGCCATATCGCCAAGCAGGACATCGTCATCACCACCGCGCTGATCCCGGGCCGGCCCGCACCGCGGCTGATCTCGGATGCGCAGATCGCCAGCATGAAGCCGGGCAGCGTGCTCTTCGATCTCGCAGTCGCGCAAGGCGGCAATGTCGAGGGCTCCAGGCCCGACGAAGTGGTCGAGAAGCACGGCGTCACAATCGTCGGCTATTCGAACACCGCCGGGCATCTGGCGGCGGACGCCTCGGCGCTGTTCGCGCGCAACCTCTACAACTTCCTGTCCGCCTTTTGGGACGAGGAGACCGGCAAGCCCGTCCTCGACGCAGAAATCGGCGATGCCGTGCGGCTGACGCAGGGCGGCAAGGTCGTGAACGAGAGACTGACCACCGCGTAA
- a CDS encoding aa3-type cytochrome c oxidase subunit IV, producing the protein MESANDHKAHNQTYGSFIDTLKWSVPLIAILTLVVVILIAD; encoded by the coding sequence ATGGAATCCGCCAACGACCACAAGGCGCACAACCAGACCTACGGCTCGTTCATCGACACGCTCAAATGGTCGGTCCCGCTGATAGCCATCCTTACGCTGGTCGTCGTCATCCTGATTGCCGACTAG
- the folP gene encoding dihydropteroate synthase yields the protein MSGQVYIRPIGFVPGPQAEHGNAIRMAGTMVYASRFAVILRRDGEVVERWLAAPDTMAEALGRLPDELGAEGEAQWANLTLAHPVLELGARTVPLDQPQVMGILNVTPDSFSDGGRFLDDAEAGRDHAAAMVEAGAAIIDVGGESTRPGAKPLWEGDEIKRVVPAIEACAGMGAAVSVDTRKAGVMEAALAAGAHLVNDVSGLAHDPRSAEVVARAGCPVVLMHAPGAAGDDLHAGAQYDNAVFAVFEALRARRDAALEAGLEARNILLDPGIGFGKSLADNLALINALPLFHALGHPLLLGASRKRMIGALSKEAPVEQRLGGSVALALEGMRAGVQILRVHDVPETVQARNVWRGLRDAALTDFGDLPA from the coding sequence ATGAGCGGTCAGGTCTACATCCGCCCGATCGGGTTCGTTCCGGGGCCGCAGGCCGAGCATGGCAATGCCATCCGGATGGCGGGCACCATGGTCTATGCGAGCCGCTTTGCGGTGATCCTGCGGCGAGATGGCGAAGTAGTCGAGCGCTGGCTCGCCGCCCCCGACACCATGGCCGAGGCGCTCGGCCGCCTGCCCGACGAGCTTGGCGCAGAGGGCGAAGCGCAGTGGGCGAACCTCACACTGGCGCATCCCGTGCTTGAGCTGGGCGCACGCACCGTGCCGCTCGACCAGCCGCAGGTGATGGGCATCCTCAACGTCACCCCCGACAGCTTCAGCGACGGCGGGCGCTTCCTCGACGATGCCGAGGCAGGCCGTGACCACGCCGCGGCCATGGTCGAAGCCGGGGCAGCGATCATCGACGTGGGCGGCGAAAGCACGCGCCCGGGTGCCAAGCCGCTATGGGAAGGCGACGAGATCAAGCGCGTCGTTCCCGCGATCGAAGCCTGCGCCGGGATGGGTGCCGCAGTCAGCGTCGACACGCGCAAGGCGGGGGTGATGGAAGCCGCGCTGGCGGCGGGCGCGCATCTGGTCAATGACGTATCGGGCCTCGCGCATGATCCGCGCAGCGCCGAAGTGGTCGCACGCGCCGGCTGCCCGGTGGTGCTGATGCATGCGCCGGGGGCAGCGGGCGACGACCTGCATGCGGGTGCGCAATACGACAATGCGGTCTTCGCCGTGTTCGAAGCGCTGCGCGCGCGCCGCGATGCCGCGCTGGAAGCAGGGCTCGAGGCGCGCAACATCCTGCTCGATCCGGGCATCGGCTTCGGCAAGAGCCTGGCGGACAATCTCGCGTTGATTAACGCGCTGCCGCTGTTCCATGCGCTGGGCCATCCATTGCTGCTGGGGGCGAGCCGCAAGCGGATGATCGGCGCGCTGTCGAAGGAGGCCCCCGTCGAACAGCGGCTGGGCGGCAGCGTGGCGCTGGCGCTTGAGGGGATGCGTGCAGGCGTCCAGATCCTGCGCGTCCACGATGTCCCCGAAACCGTCCAGGCACGCAACGTCTGGCGCGGTTTGCGCGATGCGGCACTGACCGATTTCGGGGACCTGCCCGCTTAG
- a CDS encoding SDR family NAD(P)-dependent oxidoreductase, translating to MQKLNDTLCVVTGGARGIGRAICAAFLAEGAAVVLTDIDEDEGRKVAAELGCSFHPLDVASETDWDALERAFPAIDVLVNNAGITGFEDGPAPHDPENASLAEWHRVHRVNTDGCFLGCRYALRAMKAKGTGSIINMSSRSGLVGIPGAAAYAASKAAMRNHTKSVALYAAQNGWAIRCNSVHPAAILTDIWEPMLGDGPDRDAKMAALVADTPLKRFGTVEEVAAACVYLASADSAYMTGSELTLDGGLLAGSAASPGS from the coding sequence ATGCAAAAACTGAACGACACGCTGTGCGTGGTAACCGGCGGTGCACGCGGCATCGGCAGGGCGATATGCGCTGCTTTCCTGGCCGAAGGCGCCGCTGTGGTGCTCACCGATATCGACGAGGACGAAGGTAGGAAAGTCGCCGCCGAGCTGGGCTGCAGCTTCCACCCGCTCGATGTCGCCAGCGAGACCGATTGGGACGCGCTGGAGCGGGCCTTCCCCGCGATCGACGTATTGGTCAACAACGCCGGGATCACCGGGTTCGAGGACGGCCCCGCGCCGCACGATCCCGAGAACGCCAGCCTGGCCGAATGGCACCGCGTCCACCGCGTCAACACCGATGGCTGCTTCCTCGGTTGCCGCTATGCCCTGCGCGCCATGAAGGCCAAGGGGACCGGTTCGATCATCAACATGTCCTCGCGCTCGGGCCTCGTCGGCATTCCCGGCGCGGCGGCCTATGCCGCAAGCAAGGCGGCGATGCGCAACCATACCAAGTCGGTCGCGCTTTATGCCGCGCAGAACGGCTGGGCGATCCGCTGCAATTCGGTCCACCCCGCCGCGATCCTGACCGACATCTGGGAGCCGATGCTGGGCGACGGGCCCGACCGCGACGCGAAGATGGCCGCGCTGGTCGCGGATACCCCGCTCAAGCGCTTCGGCACGGTGGAGGAGGTCGCCGCGGCCTGCGTGTATCTCGCCAGCGCCGACAGCGCTTACATGACCGGCTCGGAACTCACGCTAGACGGCGGGCTGCTGGCAGGCAGCGCCGCTTCGCCCGGAAGCTAG
- a CDS encoding GIY-YIG nuclease family protein, with amino-acid sequence MDSGTLGGWVYIMTDRYRGTLYVGVTSDIAARVVQHRDGNGSDFCKRYGLDRLVWAERLDTIDEAITFEKRLKRWRSQWKFELIEKTNPEWKDLFETLV; translated from the coding sequence ATGGATAGCGGAACACTCGGCGGCTGGGTCTACATAATGACCGACCGCTACCGCGGCACGCTGTATGTCGGGGTCACCTCCGACATTGCTGCCCGCGTCGTCCAGCACCGTGACGGCAACGGGTCGGACTTCTGCAAGCGTTACGGTCTTGACCGGCTCGTGTGGGCGGAGCGTCTTGATACCATCGACGAAGCCATAACCTTCGAGAAGCGCCTCAAGCGGTGGCGAAGCCAATGGAAATTCGAGTTGATCGAAAAGACCAATCCCGAATGGAAGGACCTTTTCGAAACGCTGGTCTGA